DNA sequence from the Marinilongibacter aquaticus genome:
TTGTTGTCCAAAGACAGCATTTTTAGTTTTTGAGCCGATTGCAAGGCATCGATCTGTCGACTGGCTGTACTGGCTTTGGCGGCGTAGGCGTCTACACTTTGCTTTTTCGCTTCAACCTGATCGGCCGTACGCCCTACCAACTGCGGGTCGAAATATTCTACTTTCACTTCGGTCAATTGCAAAACAGTATCTCCCTTTTCTACAAAATCGCCTTCTTTGAAATTCCACTTTTCTACACGTCCAGCAATCACGGCATGCAGTTCTTGCGGGCGATTTTCTTGATTGAGCATGGTCACATAGCCTTTGGCCCGAATGTTCTGTGTCCAAGGCAAGAGCACCACACACGTGGTAACGATAAGCAAAGACGGCAACCAATATTTCATGTAGCTTTTCCGTCCGATGCGGTATATATGATCAAAGGCCGTCCAGGTGTTCTGCACATTACGGCTTTCAATATTGTCTGTTAAATAATTTCTCATCGATGATAATTAATAAGGATGTGGAGTTGACAAATTGAGTTTCTTGTCGAAATATTGGGCATTGGCCTCGGTATCCTGTGCGATTACGAATGTGCTCTCTTCCGATTTCAAAAAGGAAACAAGGTTTTCCATCTGTGCGGGATTGCAAAAGCGGAAAGGATTTTCGAGCAAATACAGAGACGATTTGGAAGCCAAGGCTCTTGTGAGCAATATTTTATGGCGAATCTCAGAATTCAACCTTTTGCCTAACGGATCGACAATGGTATCGAAGCCGTGTTCGGTATTTTCGATGAAAGTATCCAAGCCTGTATAGTGGGCCACTTTCATCAACCTTTCGTTGTTGACCTCGCCGTTGTTCAAAGTTAGGTTTTCGAGCAAAGTGCCATAAAATATGTTCTGATTGCCCAATAAAATACCCATTTTCGAACGAAGCGACTGATTGTCGTAATTGCGGATTGGCAGTTCGTTCAGGAGGATTTGCCCTTCAAAATCGGAGTACGAACCGCTCATCAATCGCATAACGGTCGATTTCCCTGAGCCCGAAGGCCCGTGAATGAGCATCCATTCGCCACTGTTTAGCGAAAAGTCGATTTTGTGCAAAATCTCATCGGAATTTGGATAAGCATAATGTACATTTCTGAATTCGACCTGAAGCGGAGCATTTGAGCTTAAAATGAAACTTCCGTTTTCTTCCAATTCAGCTTCGGCCACTTTACTCAATTTTAGCACGGCTGTAAGCGATTCATACACCTGATCCATGTTCATGATCAATTTCTCGATCGAAGAAATGATGGAGATGATTACGATATCCGAAGCAATAAACTGTCCGATGTTGATTTGGTTATTGACCAGTAGCATCACGCCCAAAATAAGCATGGCTGCGGTGATGAGCAACTTGAAAGCAATGAGGCTCCAGTATTGTAGCTTCAATATTTGAAAATGGCGAGAACGTGCATCCAAATACGAGCTGGTCAATCGGTTGGTACGAGAAAGGTGCAATTCCGATTTTCGAGCAAATTTGAACGTTTTTATACCGCGTGCCATTTCCTGAAACCAAGCGGCCGTAGCGTACTTATAATCGCTGGTTTGAATGGAGCTCATGAATCCTTCTTTGGATGTGAAGCGAAAAATAAGCACCACAATCACCATGAGCGTAATGCCAAAAGCGATAAAAAGTGGGTGATAAAATGAAAGCAGAATTGTACCCAAAATGATTTGAAAAACCGATGCGGGAATGTCGATCAAGATTTTTCGTAAACTTTTCTGTAAGCTCACCACATCAAAAAAACGATTGACCAATTCGGGCAAATAGTAATTGTCTAAGGCTTCGAGCTTCAATGAAGGCAGGCGATCGGCATAAGCAAATGCATAACGTGTAAAGAGCTTCTGCTCAATGGTTTCGATCAATTGTAATTGCCGAACCTGAAACAAGCCCGTGAGCAATGTGCCGGCCAGTACAAGAATAATGAGGATGACAATGGATGTGGAAAGCCGCCCGGCCATCACAAAACCAATGATTGTTTGAATACCCAGAGGCAAAGAAAGAGCCACCAAACCCGCAAGAATCGAAAAGACATATATTGCGTATATGTCTCTTTTTTCACGCTCCAGAATATTGAAGATCCGGCGGATGGCCGAACCGATATTTAAAGAATTCTTCTCCATAAAATGTATTTGAAACCCATCAACAAGAATCGGACAATTATAGTTTTACTATCAACGATAAAAGTCATTATATTTAATATTAAAGTTAAACTTTTTTAAGTTTGAGGAATTTTTTGCGGTATGGAGCTTAACTTTAAGATTAAAATAAAAGAGAGATTGTATTTGAAAGACCCCGAAACCTCGGATTTGGGCCGAAGGATATTGAAGGCTGCTGTCGAGCAGTTTCATTCCTTGGGTTTCGAGCATTTCACTTTCAAAAAATTGGCGGCTACGGTGCCTACCACCGAAGCCACTATTTATCGTTATTTCGAAAATAAGCATAAACTGTTGATTTACCTCGTGGAATGGTATTGGTCTTTGATTACCAGCCAGTTATTGTTCCATATTTACAATGTAAATGAGCCCAAAGAAAAGATAAAACGCATCATCGATTTATTGGTGTGGGAAGACAATTCAGACCTTTTCGTTTCGGAGCTCGATCACCAAACATTGTATTATATCGTCATTGCCGAAGGCAGTAAAGCCTACCATTCGAAAGATGTGGATGCCTTGGAAAAGGAAGAGGTTTTTCAACCTTACAAAGATTTAGTGGAGTTGATTGCAGGTGTTTTCAAAGATTACAATAAGGAGTATCCCTTTTGTAAAAGTTTGGCCACAACTTTGGTCGAGATGTCGCATTTGCAGTATTTCTTCATGCAGCACATTCCGCAGTTGAGCGATATTTCGATTGGTAAAAACCCCAAAGATTTGGAGCGTTTTCTGGAGAATCTTGTTTTTGGAGCCTTGAATACCTACAGTGGCAGTTCAAACATATAAGGCCGACTAAACTTTCTTTTTCCTGAAAACCCTTCAAGGGCATACAGCAGGAAGTGGCCTGCCGCAATCTGTGCGATTCGGCCGTAATATTCTTTTCTTGAATTGTTTTCCATACTTTTAGCCTTGAAAATTGAATTGCCCTGAAAATGAAACCCTAATCTGAAATGATGAAATTACGCTTGCTTGGACAAATAGCCCTTGCGGTCGGCCTTATTCTCCACACGCATGTACAATTGTTTGCCCAAGATACTGTACCTAAACCTCCTGGAATTGTAGTGAACTATATTCCGCAAAGTACTGGGAAATACATTGGCTCTCCTTCCATTTGCATTTTAAAAGATGGCAGCTACTTGGCATCGCACGACGAATTTGGTCCGAAATCTTCGGAATTCAGATCAGCTCAAACCCATATTTTCAAATCTTCAGACCAAGGAAACACTTGGGAAGAAGTGGCCAAAATCGACGGACAATTTTGGTCTACGCTTTTTGAGCACAAGGGTGATGTCTATATTATCGGCACCAATAAGCACCACGGTAATTTTGTGATCAGAAAATCAATCGACGGAGGCAAAACATGGACGATTCCGTATTCGGATAAAACGGGACTGCTCTTGCCCGGCGAATACCATACGGCTCCTGTACCCGTGGTTTTTTACAAGGGGAGAATTTGGCGAGCTTTGGAGTATGCCACTGCTCCAACCACAAGTTGGGGGAAACGCTACAGTGCAATGGTGATCTCGGCTCCTGAAAATGCAGATTTGCTCGATGCTTCGAATTGGCAGAAAACCAATCATTTGCCTTACGATTCTTCTTATTTGGATGGGAAATTCAATGCTTGGTTGGAAGGAAACTTTGTGGTTGGCAGAAAAGGTGAGTTATTGGATATTTTGCGTGTGGATGTGCCCGCTGGAACAAAAGAGCAGGCTGCTTGGGTGCAGATTAGCCCAGACGGTAAAAGAGCTTCGTTCGATGCTCAAAGCGGCTTCGTGGAAATGCCCGGTGCCAGTAAAAAATTCACGATCCGTTACGATAAAAAATCGAAACGCTATTGGTCTTTGGTTAATCTCGTGGAAGACAAATATACAGCAAGCGTGCCTGCCCGAATTCGGAATCAACAGGCCTTGGTCAGCTCAGCCGATTTAAAAAATTGGGATATACACGAGGTTTTGGTTTCAAACCCCGATACCGAAAAACACGGCTTTCAATATGTCGACTGGATTTTTGATGGAGACCACATTTTATGGCTTTGTCGCACAGCTTTCGACGACAGCCACGGGGGTGCCAATAATTTCCACGACGCCAATTTTTTGACATTCCATAGAATCGAAGATTTCAGAAAGTACCTGAAAAACTGATTTGGCATGCAGCCTATTTCTTGCAGAGATAAATGATTTCCTCCTTTGGAAGAGCATAGCGAGTGACGAGGGCCGGATCCATTCCCATTACGAAGCGGTCTTCTTTTACCATGAAACCGCCTTTTTCTAGTTCATGAGCATAATCTTGCCCGAAAAGGCGTAGGTGGTCGGCTTGTTTGAATACCCGTTCGCGTTCACGCGGATCGGTAATGCTGGGGTCTTCCAAGGTGTGCGGCATTCGCATGTCTTGTGGAGATTGCATAATGGCCCAGCCTCCGGGTTTCAAAACCCGATAAAGCTCTTTACAAGCTTTTTCAAAATCGTTTACATGTTCGAGAACATGATTACAGAAGATGACATCGAAGCTGTTTTCGGGAAATTGGATGTCTTCGATGTTCATTTTGACTTTGGCCAGAGGCGATTCGATATCGGCCGTAATGTATTCGAGATTGGGCAGGGCCTCGAAACGTTTGATAAAGCAGTATTCGGGGGCCACGTGCAGTACTTTGGCCGGTTTAATGAAAAAGTCGGTTTCTTGCCGAAGGTACAGGTACATCAACCTGTGGCGTTCCAAGGCTAAACAATTGGGACAAAGGGCATTTTCGCGGGGTTCGAGCCGACCGTAAGGTAAAAATTTCTTAAATTTGGAAGAACAGACTGTGCATTCCACTGCGGAGCCCTGCATAAAAACAGCATATATTCTCAAAGGAATATGGCTGAAAAGCTGAAGGTATTTTCGAGGAACAAACCTCACCAATAGGCTAATTATTTTCTTCATTTTGGGCTTGACAAAGGTTTTCCAAAATTAGTGTTATAAACTTTAGAAATACATATGAAAAAAGAAGAATACGGCTGGTACAAAAAGCTAAAACTAAGCGATAAATATAAACTCAATTGCGGGATTGGAATGGCCCTCGTATCCATCTCAATATTGGTGATCTCGTTTTTTGGCCCATCCATTTTAAGTTTCAGTCTCTCCACAGCCTATGTCGGCTTGGCTTTGGCCTTATTGTGCGTTGGGCTCTGGCTTTTTGGCGTAGGTGTACGTTACCAAAGTCAGCTTGATGCTATTCGCATTGCACGACGTACCTCGGGAAAGAAACGAAAAAGCAGCCCGAAACAGAAATAAAAAAAGCCTCGACACAAGAGTGTGCAGAGGCTTCAAATATTTTTGAGGCACGCTTATTTTGAGAATTCTGCCTTTAGTTCTTCAACGTCAACCTTTTTCACTTCAGGACGGAAAGTCAAACGTTTGATGTCAGCCTGCTTGTTGTTGGCAACAGCTCTGTTTTTACGCCCTTTTCTTTTTAATCTTGTAACTGCCATTGTATTAAAATTTAATCTAAGTCCTCTCTAATTGGAAATGAGGTGCAAAGGTAGCCAATCTGTTTATAATTATCAATGAATAACGATAAATAAGCTTAATTTTGTGCCGAAAATTGAAAGAAGTACATGTCGAAACCAAGTTTAGCGAGAGGAACACGCGATTTTGGACCAGAAATAATGGCCAAAAGAACGTACATCCTTGAGAATATAAAATCTGTTTTTAAAAACTTTGGCTTTTTGCCATTGGAAACGCCCGCCATAGAAAACCTCTCGGTTTTGATGGGAAAGTACGGCGAGGAAGGCGACCAGCTATTGTTTAAAATATTGAATTCGGGCGACTTCATGAAAAAGGTGAAGGACGAGGATGTGGCACATGGGGCTTCGGCTTTGTTGCCCAAGATAGCTGAAAAAGGGCTTCGTTATGATCTCACTGTACCTTTTGCCCGTTACGTGGTCATGAATCGTCATGAATTGGCGATGCCTTTCAAGCGTTTTCAAATCCAGCCGGTGTGGCGAGCCGATCGCCCACAGAGAGGGCGTTATCGTGAATTTTACCAATGCGATGCCGATGTAGTGGGTACAGATTCTTTGTTGTGCGAAGCCGAAATTGTGATGATGTTGCACGAAGCTTTGGAAAAGTTAAATCTTGGAGAATCTTTCTTGATCAAGATCAACAACAGAAAGGTGCTCACTGGAATTGCCGAAACCATCGGAGCACCCGGACGTGAATCGGAATTGTGCGTGGCCATAGATAAATTGGATAAAATTGGTCGAGACAAAGTAGAGGAGGAGTTGGTGCAGCGTGGTTTCAATCAAGCGAATATCGACGGTTTGAATAATTTGTTCACGCTTTCTGAAGATTTGGAAAACTGCCTCTCTCAGTTGAAATCTTGGTTGAGTGTTTCTGAAATCGGGATGAAAGGAATTGCCGAATTGGAAGAGGTGTTTGGTTTGGTACGTGATTTGGGACTTGAAAAACCACGTGTACAATTGGATGCCACTTTGGCCCGTGGACTTAGCTACTACACGGGAGCCATTTTCGAAGTGAAAGCTTTGGGTGTGAGCATCGGAAGCATTTGCGGCGGCGGACGCTACGACAACCTGACGGGCACTTTTGGTTTGCCCGATGTATCTGGAGTGGGTATTTCTTTTGGTATCGACCGCATTTATGATGTGATGGAAGAGCTGGATTTGTTTCCAGAAAACACGATACAAAGCACGGAAGTACTTTTGATCAACTTCGATTCGGAATCGCAAAAAGCGGGTTTGCCTATTCTGACGGCCCTTCGCCAAGCGGGCATTGCCGCAGAAATGTACCCTTCGGCTGTAAAACTGAAAAAGCAATTCGACTACGCCAACAAGAAGAATATTCCTTATGTATTGGTAATCGGATCGGAAGAAATAAAAATGAAAAAATACAGTTTGAAGAATATGCTCACTGGTGAGCAAGAGCATTATACTTTAGACGAAATTAAAAACTTGATCCATGTTTAAATCAAGAAAGTTTTTGGCCTATGGCCTTGTGATATTCTCCACTTTGGTGGCCACATTTTCTTTTTATTTTTGGCAGATTATTAAAAGCCCAAACTTGAATTTGGATGCGAAAGAATCTGCGGTGCTCTACATTCCCAAAGGAGCGACGTATCAAACGGTTGTCGATAGCCTGAATGCCCATAAGTTGATTTATGACCAAATCAGTTTTGGTTTTCTGTCGAAACTCATGGATTACCGCGAAGCTGTAAAACCCGGACGCTATGAAATTCCGCCAAATTCGGCCAACAAGGCGGTTATTACCAAGCTGAGATCTGGCGATCAAGATCCTGTGAAACTGACTTTCAACAACATTCGCTTAAAAGAAGAATTGGCCGAGAAGCTGGCTTCCAATTTGTCGATTGATCACGATGAGTTGTTGAATAAATTGAACGATGAGGCACTGTGCGAAAAATACGGTTTCACCACAGACAACATCATGTGTATGTTTTTGCCGGACACCTATTTTTTGTGGTGGACATTGGACGCCGATGCGTTTTTGGATCGCATGCACAGCGAATACGAGAAATTTTGGACCAAAGAAAGGCTGGCCAAAGCGGAGAATACCGGTTTGACGCCCATTCAAGTGGCGGTAATGGCCAGTATTGTCCAAAGTGAAACGAATAAAAGTGATGAGCAACCGCGTGTGGCTGGAGTGTACATCAACCGTATGCACAAGGGTATTCCCTTGCAGGCAGATCCTACGGTTAAATTTGCGGTGGGCGACTTTACTTTGCGTAGGATCTTGAATGTGCATTTGAATACTGTTTCGCCATACAATACCTATTTGAATAAGGGTTTGCCTCCTGGGCCGATAGCTTTGCCCGAAAAAAGAGCGATTGACGGGGTGCTCAATTACGAGAAAAACAATTATCTCTATTTTTGTGCCCGTGAAGACTTTTCGGGCTATCATAATTTTGCCGCCACACTGGCCGAGCACAATGCAAATGCCAGACGTTTTCACTTGGCTTTGAACAAAAGAGGAATTAAAAAATAACTATGTTTTCATTTGAGTGCACCTACAGAGTGCGGTATGCGGATATCGATAAAATGGGTTTTATGTATTATGGACATTACGCCCGCTTGTTCGAAATTGCTCGTGTAGAAGCCCTTCGGGCACTCGGTGTACGCTATCGCGATCTTGAAGATGCCGGAGTGATCATGCCGGTGCGTGAGAATAAATCGAAGTATTTGGCTCCTGCAAAATACGATGACCTGCTGACTATTAAGGCGATGATCAAAAGCATGCCCGGCCGAAGAATCGTTTTCGATTATGAAATTGCCAACGAGGAAAAGAAGTTGATTCATATTGGAGAAACCACTTTGGTTTTTCTTAACTTATCGAGTCAACGGGTTGTTGAATGCCCAGAGATGATTTCTGAGGTGCTTCGACCGTATTTTCCGGCTGAGAATGATTGATTTCCGTAAAATAGGACTGGTAAAAAGGCTCGAGCGTTTTCTTCGCACGGTGTATTTGTGGGACACCACGATATCCTTATATGTTGTTTTGGGCATATTGTGGAAAAAGATCATTACTCTCGACATCGATCAACGGGCTGCCGCAGTTTCTTTTTCTTTGCTTTTGGCTATTTTCCCTTCCATCATTTTCTTTTTCACGCTCATTCCGTACATCCCGATTGAAAATCTGGATGTACAGATCATGGAGTTCCTTCGCAATATTTTGCCGCGAGGCATTTACAGTGCTGCCGCAAAAACAATGGAAGATATAGTGAGCCGTCGTCGTGTAGATGTGCTTTCTTTCGGTTTCTTGTTTGCCATTTATGCCGCCACAAACGGTATGATGGCCCTCATGCGTGCTTTCAATATTGTACTCGACGACAAAGAAAAGCGTGGTTTTTTCAAAGCAAGGTTCATTGCTTTTTACCTTACTTTTCTGCTGATTTTGGTGCTTATTGCCGCCGTGGTCATTCTTATTGCGGGCAAATTGATTATGGGCTATCTGCTCGATAAGGGCCTTTTTACCGAAGATGTGAATTATTACTTGATTCAAATTCTGCGTTATATTTCGGTCTTTATGATCTTCTTTCTGGGTATTTCGAGCATTTATTATTTTGCTCCCGCCTTTGGCAAACGGCTCTCATTTTTCAATGTGGGCTCCTTTTTTTCCAGTGTACTTTGTATTCTGGCCACCAACGCATTTTCTTTTTACTTGTCGAATTTCAACTCGTACAATAAACTCTACGGGTCGATTGGCACCCTGATAGGGGTTATGGTCTGGATTTACCTCATCGCCTTGATTATCATCTTGGGTTTCGAGATCAACACGAGTGTGCGTGAGGCTCTCAAACTCGAACATGAAAGAGACGATTTGAACGAATAATTCTTTTTCGAATGGAAATAAAATGGAAAGTGTTGGCTTTTGACGAACTCACCTTGCACGAGTTGTATGCCAGTTTGCAATTACGATCAGCAGTTTTTGTGGTGGAGCAGAATTGCGTGTTTCAGGATATGGACGGAAAGGATCACTTGGCCTATCATGTATTGGGCTTTTCTGATGACAATCGACTTTTGGCGTATAGCAGGCTGTTCGATGCCGGTGTATATTTCGACGGACATTTGGCGATCGGTCGTGTAATTGCCCATCCAAGTCTAAGGGGAAAGGGATTAGGTAAAGAGCTGATGAAAAGGTCTATTGCAGCTGTTCGCCAGCGATTTGGCGATTTGCCCATAAAGCTTGGGGCACAGAAACAACATACAAAATTCTACGAGTCATTGGGCTTTCAATCAGTAGGGAAAGATTTTCTTGAAGACGGCATTCCTCATGCACTTATGGTCTTGCCGAAAGCGAAATAAATAGCCTGCCTGCTTACTTCAAGTCCTATACGTTTGATATTATATCTATTCATAGAAATATTAATCTGCCCAATTTTTTAAAAAAATATAAGATTTCGTTGAATCGCCTCGCAAATCGTAGATATTTGGGCTTATCATCTTATTGTACAAATCATTATTCTATGAAAATGTTGAATTTGAAAGGTTTTATTCTTTTCCTCTCGGCAGTGCTTGTGTGGGCCTGTCAAACTCCCCCAAAGGCTGATCCTCCCAAGGCGGTGCAACCCTTGCCCAATGCGGATCAAGTGGCATGGCAGAAGTTGGAAACCTATGCCTTTGTACATTTCAATATGAACACTTTTTCCGACCGCGAATGGGGCTTTGGTGATGAAGATCCGAAAATGTTCAATCCCAGTGAATTGGATTGCAATCAATGGGCAAAAGTGTGCAAAGAAAGCGGTTTGAAAGGCATTATTATTACAGCAAAACACCACGACGGCTTTTGTTTGTGGCCTTCGAAGTACACAGAACATTCGATAAAAAATTCACCTTTCCGTGATGGAAAGGGCGATTTGATCAAAGAATTGAGCGAAGCTTGTAAAGCCCAAGGATTGAAATTTGGGATTTATTATTCACCTTGGGATAGAAATCATCCCGATTATGGAAAGCCTGAGTACATTACTTATATGCGTAATCAGTTGACTGAATTGCTGACCAATTACGGAGATATTTTCGAAGTGTGGTTCGATGGAGCCAATGGTGGCGACGGATATTATGGCGGAGCCAATGAGACGCGTAAAGTGGATAAACTGAGCTACTACGATTGGGAAAATACTTATGCTTTGGTTCGCAAATTGCAACCACATGCTATGATGTTCTCGGATGGCGGCCCGGATATCC
Encoded proteins:
- a CDS encoding peptidase domain-containing ABC transporter, whose amino-acid sequence is MEKNSLNIGSAIRRIFNILEREKRDIYAIYVFSILAGLVALSLPLGIQTIIGFVMAGRLSTSIVILIILVLAGTLLTGLFQVRQLQLIETIEQKLFTRYAFAYADRLPSLKLEALDNYYLPELVNRFFDVVSLQKSLRKILIDIPASVFQIILGTILLSFYHPLFIAFGITLMVIVVLIFRFTSKEGFMSSIQTSDYKYATAAWFQEMARGIKTFKFARKSELHLSRTNRLTSSYLDARSRHFQILKLQYWSLIAFKLLITAAMLILGVMLLVNNQINIGQFIASDIVIISIISSIEKLIMNMDQVYESLTAVLKLSKVAEAELEENGSFILSSNAPLQVEFRNVHYAYPNSDEILHKIDFSLNSGEWMLIHGPSGSGKSTVMRLMSGSYSDFEGQILLNELPIRNYDNQSLRSKMGILLGNQNIFYGTLLENLTLNNGEVNNERLMKVAHYTGLDTFIENTEHGFDTIVDPLGKRLNSEIRHKILLTRALASKSSLYLLENPFRFCNPAQMENLVSFLKSEESTFVIAQDTEANAQYFDKKLNLSTPHPY
- a CDS encoding acyl-CoA thioesterase; translation: MFSFECTYRVRYADIDKMGFMYYGHYARLFEIARVEALRALGVRYRDLEDAGVIMPVRENKSKYLAPAKYDDLLTIKAMIKSMPGRRIVFDYEIANEEKKLIHIGETTLVFLNLSSQRVVECPEMISEVLRPYFPAEND
- a CDS encoding YihY/virulence factor BrkB family protein translates to MIDFRKIGLVKRLERFLRTVYLWDTTISLYVVLGILWKKIITLDIDQRAAAVSFSLLLAIFPSIIFFFTLIPYIPIENLDVQIMEFLRNILPRGIYSAAAKTMEDIVSRRRVDVLSFGFLFAIYAATNGMMALMRAFNIVLDDKEKRGFFKARFIAFYLTFLLILVLIAAVVILIAGKLIMGYLLDKGLFTEDVNYYLIQILRYISVFMIFFLGISSIYYFAPAFGKRLSFFNVGSFFSSVLCILATNAFSFYLSNFNSYNKLYGSIGTLIGVMVWIYLIALIIILGFEINTSVREALKLEHERDDLNE
- a CDS encoding TetR/AcrR family transcriptional regulator — protein: MELNFKIKIKERLYLKDPETSDLGRRILKAAVEQFHSLGFEHFTFKKLAATVPTTEATIYRYFENKHKLLIYLVEWYWSLITSQLLFHIYNVNEPKEKIKRIIDLLVWEDNSDLFVSELDHQTLYYIVIAEGSKAYHSKDVDALEKEEVFQPYKDLVELIAGVFKDYNKEYPFCKSLATTLVEMSHLQYFFMQHIPQLSDISIGKNPKDLERFLENLVFGALNTYSGSSNI
- the hisS gene encoding histidine--tRNA ligase, with amino-acid sequence MSKPSLARGTRDFGPEIMAKRTYILENIKSVFKNFGFLPLETPAIENLSVLMGKYGEEGDQLLFKILNSGDFMKKVKDEDVAHGASALLPKIAEKGLRYDLTVPFARYVVMNRHELAMPFKRFQIQPVWRADRPQRGRYREFYQCDADVVGTDSLLCEAEIVMMLHEALEKLNLGESFLIKINNRKVLTGIAETIGAPGRESELCVAIDKLDKIGRDKVEEELVQRGFNQANIDGLNNLFTLSEDLENCLSQLKSWLSVSEIGMKGIAELEEVFGLVRDLGLEKPRVQLDATLARGLSYYTGAIFEVKALGVSIGSICGGGRYDNLTGTFGLPDVSGVGISFGIDRIYDVMEELDLFPENTIQSTEVLLINFDSESQKAGLPILTALRQAGIAAEMYPSAVKLKKQFDYANKKNIPYVLVIGSEEIKMKKYSLKNMLTGEQEHYTLDEIKNLIHV
- a CDS encoding sialidase family protein, whose translation is MMKLRLLGQIALAVGLILHTHVQLFAQDTVPKPPGIVVNYIPQSTGKYIGSPSICILKDGSYLASHDEFGPKSSEFRSAQTHIFKSSDQGNTWEEVAKIDGQFWSTLFEHKGDVYIIGTNKHHGNFVIRKSIDGGKTWTIPYSDKTGLLLPGEYHTAPVPVVFYKGRIWRALEYATAPTTSWGKRYSAMVISAPENADLLDASNWQKTNHLPYDSSYLDGKFNAWLEGNFVVGRKGELLDILRVDVPAGTKEQAAWVQISPDGKRASFDAQSGFVEMPGASKKFTIRYDKKSKRYWSLVNLVEDKYTASVPARIRNQQALVSSADLKNWDIHEVLVSNPDTEKHGFQYVDWIFDGDHILWLCRTAFDDSHGGANNFHDANFLTFHRIEDFRKYLKN
- a CDS encoding class I SAM-dependent methyltransferase gives rise to the protein MKKIISLLVRFVPRKYLQLFSHIPLRIYAVFMQGSAVECTVCSSKFKKFLPYGRLEPRENALCPNCLALERHRLMYLYLRQETDFFIKPAKVLHVAPEYCFIKRFEALPNLEYITADIESPLAKVKMNIEDIQFPENSFDVIFCNHVLEHVNDFEKACKELYRVLKPGGWAIMQSPQDMRMPHTLEDPSITDPRERERVFKQADHLRLFGQDYAHELEKGGFMVKEDRFVMGMDPALVTRYALPKEEIIYLCKK
- a CDS encoding GNAT family N-acetyltransferase; translation: MEIKWKVLAFDELTLHELYASLQLRSAVFVVEQNCVFQDMDGKDHLAYHVLGFSDDNRLLAYSRLFDAGVYFDGHLAIGRVIAHPSLRGKGLGKELMKRSIAAVRQRFGDLPIKLGAQKQHTKFYESLGFQSVGKDFLEDGIPHALMVLPKAK
- the mltG gene encoding endolytic transglycosylase MltG, whose translation is MFKSRKFLAYGLVIFSTLVATFSFYFWQIIKSPNLNLDAKESAVLYIPKGATYQTVVDSLNAHKLIYDQISFGFLSKLMDYREAVKPGRYEIPPNSANKAVITKLRSGDQDPVKLTFNNIRLKEELAEKLASNLSIDHDELLNKLNDEALCEKYGFTTDNIMCMFLPDTYFLWWTLDADAFLDRMHSEYEKFWTKERLAKAENTGLTPIQVAVMASIVQSETNKSDEQPRVAGVYINRMHKGIPLQADPTVKFAVGDFTLRRILNVHLNTVSPYNTYLNKGLPPGPIALPEKRAIDGVLNYEKNNYLYFCAREDFSGYHNFAATLAEHNANARRFHLALNKRGIKK